Proteins from a single region of Candidatus Poribacteria bacterium:
- a CDS encoding ABC transporter permease, with product MNQTPIHSFFSRITSGYVGWREARARRLQESLYYASQRKLVWHAFKKHTLAHISLVVLAILYFVSIFADFFAPFGPLERFKDFNDAPPTSIHLINTDGKLSLLHIYEVKRNLNTTTFKYEYSKDRSKPHPIRFFVKTEPYKLLGFIPMQHKFFGLENREVPLLLFGSDRLGRDVFSRILFAGRISLFIGFGGVLVAFILGSILGGISGYYGGVIDEAIQRVIEVLISVPDIPIWIALSAALPRDWGTINIYFAITLILSIRGWTGLARVVRGRIISLREEEFALAARAAGASDKRIIFKHLLPAFSSYLIVHMTLAIPGMILGETALSFLGLGIRPPAVSWGTLLQEAQDVNVLANFPWMLIPALFVVGAILMFNFVGDGLRDAADPYASSR from the coding sequence ATGAACCAAACACCAATCCACTCATTCTTTTCAAGAATCACCTCCGGTTACGTCGGATGGAGAGAAGCCCGTGCGCGTCGGCTACAGGAAAGCCTATACTACGCCTCGCAACGCAAATTGGTCTGGCACGCTTTCAAAAAGCATACACTCGCCCATATCTCACTTGTCGTTCTAGCGATACTCTACTTTGTTTCAATTTTTGCTGACTTCTTTGCCCCTTTTGGTCCCCTTGAGCGATTTAAGGATTTCAATGACGCTCCACCAACTAGCATTCACCTTATCAACACAGACGGAAAATTAAGCCTTCTTCACATCTATGAAGTCAAAAGAAATCTAAACACTACCACCTTTAAGTATGAATATTCAAAAGATCGGTCAAAGCCACATCCCATTCGCTTCTTTGTAAAGACAGAACCGTATAAACTGTTGGGGTTTATCCCTATGCAGCACAAATTTTTCGGTCTTGAAAACCGAGAAGTCCCACTCCTACTATTTGGATCAGATCGATTGGGTCGAGATGTTTTCTCCAGAATCCTCTTCGCCGGACGCATCTCCCTGTTTATCGGTTTTGGTGGTGTGCTAGTAGCCTTTATTTTGGGCAGTATCTTGGGGGGCATCTCCGGCTATTACGGCGGCGTGATCGATGAAGCCATCCAACGGGTCATCGAGGTGTTGATCAGCGTCCCCGACATCCCGATCTGGATCGCCCTGTCCGCTGCACTTCCCCGCGATTGGGGAACAATCAACATCTATTTTGCAATTACCTTGATTCTATCGATTCGAGGCTGGACAGGACTGGCACGTGTGGTCCGAGGCAGAATTATCAGCTTGCGTGAAGAAGAGTTCGCGCTAGCAGCCAGAGCTGCTGGGGCAAGCGATAAACGCATCATCTTCAAACATCTGCTACCCGCCTTCAGCAGCTATCTGATTGTTCACATGACCTTGGCGATACCCGGTATGATCTTGGGTGAAACGGCACTCAGCTTCCTGGGGCTTGGCATCCGACCGCCGGCGGTAAGCTGGGGCACCCTACTGCAAGAAGCGCAGGATGTAAACGTCCTCGCTAACTTCCCTTGGATGCTTATCCCAGCACTCTTTGTTGTCGGAGCCATTCTCATGTTCAATTTCGTCGGCGATGGATTACGCGATGCAGCCGACCCCTA